A region from the Desulfoglaeba alkanexedens ALDC genome encodes:
- a CDS encoding nicotinate phosphoribosyltransferase, with protein MCNLTATYTDQYELIMGQAYFLAGHKDEPAVFDYFFRKNPFEGGYTIFAGLPDLLQVLESIRFDKEDLDFLKAQSLHPDYLAYLKDFRFTGSVYAPREGDVVFPTRPVLRVEGNLIETQLVETVLLNIVNFQSLIATKASRMRLVAGDRVLIDFGLRRAQGLGGYHASRAAVIGGFNATSNTHSARDYNLEVSGTMAHSYVQSYESELEAFRSFAAARPDDCVLLVDTYNTLASGMPNAITVAKEMENQGRRLKGIRLDSGDLNYLAHKSRAMLDEAGLHYVKIAASNQLDEYVIRSLISQGAPIDVFGVGTSLVTGRPDAALDGVYKLAQAGGRPVIKLSENISKITLPSQKQVWRALDNQGFFVGADVVGLAGEEHIAEMHHPFVPFQSFSIAPYDTEPSLHLVMERGKIAHDPPSLAQTARYARERLERLPAEYKRFENPHIYKVGISSRLKTLRDRLIAEHKG; from the coding sequence ATCTGTAACCTTACGGCAACCTACACCGACCAGTACGAACTCATCATGGGGCAGGCCTACTTTCTGGCCGGGCACAAGGATGAACCCGCCGTTTTCGATTACTTTTTCCGCAAGAATCCCTTCGAAGGCGGATACACGATCTTCGCCGGCCTCCCGGACCTCCTGCAGGTGCTGGAAAGCATCCGTTTCGACAAAGAGGACCTGGATTTTCTCAAGGCGCAGTCTTTACACCCGGACTACCTGGCTTACCTGAAGGACTTCAGGTTTACGGGTTCCGTTTATGCCCCCCGGGAAGGGGATGTGGTCTTCCCGACACGGCCCGTCCTGAGGGTGGAAGGCAACCTGATCGAAACGCAGCTCGTCGAAACGGTGCTCCTCAATATCGTCAATTTTCAGTCGCTGATCGCCACCAAGGCCAGCCGCATGAGGCTCGTAGCCGGGGATCGCGTGCTCATCGATTTTGGGTTGCGCCGCGCGCAGGGTCTGGGAGGCTACCATGCGAGCCGCGCCGCGGTCATCGGCGGGTTCAATGCCACCAGCAACACCCACTCGGCCAGAGACTACAACTTAGAGGTGTCCGGCACCATGGCCCATTCCTACGTGCAGAGCTACGAAAGCGAACTCGAAGCCTTTCGGAGTTTCGCCGCCGCCCGCCCGGACGATTGCGTTTTGCTGGTGGATACCTACAACACGCTGGCAAGCGGCATGCCCAACGCGATCACCGTGGCGAAGGAGATGGAAAATCAAGGCCGCCGCCTGAAGGGCATCCGCCTGGACAGTGGAGACTTGAACTACCTCGCCCATAAAAGCCGTGCCATGCTCGACGAAGCGGGCCTGCATTACGTCAAGATCGCCGCATCCAATCAGCTGGACGAATATGTCATCCGAAGCCTGATCTCCCAAGGGGCGCCAATCGACGTCTTCGGCGTGGGAACCAGCCTGGTCACCGGACGGCCCGATGCGGCGCTGGACGGGGTCTACAAGCTGGCGCAGGCCGGTGGTCGGCCGGTGATCAAGCTCTCGGAAAACATCTCCAAGATCACCCTGCCGAGCCAAAAGCAGGTATGGCGCGCCCTCGACAACCAAGGCTTTTTTGTGGGCGCCGACGTGGTGGGACTCGCCGGCGAGGAACACATCGCCGAAATGCATCACCCTTTTGTTCCGTTTCAGTCCTTCTCCATCGCACCGTATGATACCGAACCGTCGCTTCACCTGGTGATGGAGCGCGGAAAGATCGCCCATGATCCGCCTTCCCTGGCCCAGACGGCGCGGTACGCCAGGGAGCGCCTCGAACGGCTCCCGGCGGAATACAAGCGCTTTGAAAATCCGCACATCTACAAGGTGGGAATCAGCAGCCGGCTCAAAACATTGAGGGACCGCCTGATCGCGGAACATAAAGGATGA